A single window of Undibacterium sp. 5I1 DNA harbors:
- the gmk gene encoding guanylate kinase: MQTSTTTSGSLFMVAAPSGAGKSTLVNALLAQEPAIKLSISYTTRPPRPGEQDGREYHFTSAEDFLKRKAQGEFLESAEVHGNYYGTSRIMIERQMQAGTDILLEIDWQGTQQVKRQFPDAVRIFILPPSIPALEERLKKRGQDEPHIITRRILAAGGEMAHAPEFEYVIINQEFATALAELNAVVKATRCRFAQQATRNAALFAQLGIHANS; encoded by the coding sequence ATGCAAACATCCACCACAACATCAGGTAGCCTGTTTATGGTTGCAGCACCATCGGGTGCTGGTAAATCAACCTTGGTAAATGCCTTGCTGGCACAAGAGCCAGCAATTAAGCTCTCGATTTCCTACACGACTCGCCCACCACGCCCGGGTGAACAAGACGGACGGGAATACCATTTCACCTCAGCAGAAGACTTTCTAAAGCGAAAAGCACAAGGAGAATTTCTAGAGTCAGCCGAAGTGCATGGAAATTACTATGGCACCTCCCGGATTATGATCGAGCGTCAAATGCAAGCTGGCACCGATATTTTGCTAGAAATTGACTGGCAAGGAACACAACAAGTTAAACGGCAATTCCCTGACGCGGTACGGATTTTTATCCTCCCGCCATCGATTCCTGCACTGGAAGAGCGGCTAAAAAAACGGGGACAGGACGAACCGCATATCATTACCAGACGTATTCTAGCTGCCGGCGGCGAAATGGCGCACGCGCCTGAGTTCGAATATGTTATTATTAATCAAGAGTTTGCAACGGCATTAGCAGAATTAAATGCCGTTGTTAAAGCGACTCGCTGTCGCTTTGCACAGCAAGCAACCCGCAATGCAGCGCTGTTTGCCCAATTGGGCATTCATGCCAATTCATAA
- a CDS encoding bifunctional (p)ppGpp synthetase/guanosine-3',5'-bis(diphosphate) 3'-pyrophosphohydrolase → MNLTETNSSLPASAAEKVISRRVVSTSSSATPSASSSKKNIAPASSSIAETPAPRAPVAGVASITDLTNRLAEYLSPADLKLVKEAYRFSDEMHLGQIRKSGEPYISHPIAVAEICAEWKLDVQAIMAALLHDVMEDQDVKKEELIERFGAPVASLVDGLSKLEKIEFQSQIEAQAENFRKMLLAMARDVRVILVKLADRLHNMRTLGAMRPEKQRRISGETMEVYVPIAHRLGLNNIYRELQDLAFAHLYPMRYRTLSKAVKAARGNRREVVNKIMEAVKTALKDAGLNAQVYGREKTLYGIYRKMHDKHLSFSQVLDVYGFRIVVDNFPNSYFALGTLHALYKPMPGKFKDYIAIPKTNGYQSLHTTLIGPYGTPVEFQIRTQDMHHVAESGVAAHWLYKNEEGSLTDLQQRTHAWLQSLLDIQKQTGDSAEFLEHVKIDLFPDSVYVFTPKSKIIALPRGATALDFAYNIHTDIGDQAIATRINHEPVPLRSELKNGDIVEIITSPNSRPTPNWLTYVRTGKARSAIRHYLRTINLNESTELGKQLLSQALLDVHLNPVLPSSLIEKLLNESTAKTLDEIYTDIGIGKRMAALVARHILDLVEDDSSSIPFQELAGEKSGKRDPVIIYGSEGISVQLAPCCMPIPGDGIIGQLKRDQGLVVHTDDCENAKRMQVKEPDRWIDVSWGDELNRRFDSRIVVMVNNERGALAKIAAEIGECDANISHVSIEDGQANDMTNIHFTIQIEDRIHLARMMRNIKHLAGVTKIWRERG, encoded by the coding sequence ATGAATCTTACTGAAACTAATTCTTCGCTCCCCGCCTCCGCTGCTGAGAAAGTAATCTCACGACGGGTTGTATCCACAAGTTCATCTGCAACACCCTCTGCAAGTTCTTCCAAAAAAAATATCGCTCCTGCCTCATCCTCCATAGCAGAAACACCTGCACCACGCGCACCTGTTGCTGGCGTCGCATCGATCACTGACTTAACCAATCGTCTTGCAGAATATCTATCGCCTGCTGATCTTAAATTGGTCAAAGAAGCGTATCGCTTTTCCGATGAGATGCATCTTGGGCAAATCAGAAAATCTGGTGAACCCTATATCTCGCATCCCATTGCGGTAGCGGAGATTTGCGCCGAATGGAAGTTGGATGTACAGGCCATCATGGCTGCGCTGCTACATGATGTGATGGAAGATCAGGATGTAAAAAAAGAAGAACTGATAGAGCGCTTCGGTGCCCCGGTGGCCTCCTTGGTCGATGGCTTATCCAAACTGGAAAAAATTGAATTCCAGAGTCAGATAGAAGCGCAGGCAGAAAACTTCCGCAAAATGTTGTTGGCGATGGCGCGCGACGTACGCGTGATCTTGGTTAAGCTTGCCGATCGCTTGCACAATATGCGCACGCTAGGTGCGATGCGGCCAGAAAAGCAGCGCAGAATTTCAGGCGAAACGATGGAAGTATATGTGCCAATCGCACATCGTTTGGGTTTGAATAATATTTATCGTGAACTACAAGATTTAGCGTTTGCGCATCTCTACCCGATGCGCTACCGCACTTTATCAAAAGCAGTAAAAGCAGCACGCGGTAACCGACGCGAAGTCGTCAACAAGATTATGGAAGCAGTCAAAACAGCGCTTAAAGACGCTGGATTAAATGCGCAGGTATATGGCCGCGAAAAAACGCTGTATGGCATTTATCGCAAAATGCACGACAAGCACCTGAGTTTTTCTCAAGTGCTTGATGTATATGGTTTTCGTATCGTTGTCGATAATTTCCCTAATAGCTATTTTGCGCTGGGGACTTTGCACGCGCTGTACAAGCCGATGCCGGGTAAGTTTAAAGACTACATCGCCATTCCCAAAACGAATGGCTATCAGTCCCTGCATACAACCTTGATCGGCCCATACGGTACGCCGGTGGAATTCCAAATCCGTACTCAAGATATGCACCACGTTGCAGAATCTGGAGTGGCTGCGCATTGGCTGTATAAAAATGAAGAAGGCAGTCTGACAGATCTGCAACAGCGTACACATGCATGGCTGCAATCGTTGCTGGATATTCAAAAACAAACCGGTGATTCAGCAGAATTTTTAGAACATGTGAAGATCGACTTGTTTCCTGATTCGGTCTACGTCTTCACACCAAAATCAAAAATTATTGCGCTGCCGCGAGGTGCGACAGCACTGGATTTTGCGTATAACATCCATACAGATATTGGTGATCAGGCAATCGCCACACGCATAAATCATGAACCAGTGCCGTTACGATCTGAGTTAAAAAACGGCGATATCGTTGAAATTATTACTTCGCCAAATTCGCGCCCCACACCGAACTGGCTAACATATGTGCGGACAGGTAAAGCACGATCCGCAATACGTCATTATCTGCGTACCATCAACCTCAATGAGTCCACTGAACTAGGTAAACAATTGCTGTCGCAAGCACTACTGGATGTTCACCTCAATCCAGTGTTACCTTCCAGCTTAATTGAAAAATTACTCAATGAATCCACGGCCAAAACTCTGGATGAAATATATACCGATATTGGCATAGGCAAACGTATGGCAGCGCTGGTAGCGCGTCATATATTAGATTTGGTTGAAGACGATTCGTCATCGATTCCATTTCAAGAACTGGCTGGAGAAAAATCCGGCAAACGCGATCCTGTCATCATTTATGGCAGTGAAGGTATTTCAGTACAACTGGCGCCATGTTGTATGCCGATTCCGGGTGACGGCATTATCGGACAGCTCAAGCGCGACCAAGGATTGGTTGTTCACACAGACGACTGTGAAAATGCCAAACGCATGCAAGTCAAAGAACCAGATCGTTGGATTGATGTCAGTTGGGGAGATGAATTAAACCGTCGCTTTGACAGCCGCATTGTCGTCATGGTGAATAACGAACGCGGTGCGCTGGCAAAAATTGCAGCTGAAATTGGTGAATGCGATGCCAACATTAGCCATGTCAGCATAGAAGATGGTCAAGCCAACGATATGACCAATATCCATTTCACGATACAAATAGAAGATCGCATCCACCTGGCTCGCATGATGCGCAATATCAAGCATCTGGCGGGCGTTACCAAAATATGGCGAGAGCGCGGTTAA
- a CDS encoding YicC/YloC family endoribonuclease, whose product MTGYAASTQETDAGTITIEIKSVNSRFLDLQFRINDDFRSVEPLFREAISRKLSRGKVECRFSFGKKTSSGNAKALNAEVLSQIAQFQASILQQFPNAAPLTSNELLRWPGVIEEAEINAEALQSVITSGISSTLDAFITSREREGTALALVLTDRIEAMEAIVLRITPLVPQVVQQFQQKATSRMEEALGLGQHVGNASNQSITREEALDRVRQEVTLYGIRIDVAEELARLSAHLTETRHILKKGGQVGKRLDFMMQELNREANTLGSKAALKELADASMELKLLIEQMREQVQNLE is encoded by the coding sequence ATGACAGGCTACGCCGCCAGCACCCAAGAAACCGATGCCGGCACGATTACTATCGAAATCAAGAGCGTCAACTCGCGTTTTTTAGATTTACAATTTCGGATTAACGATGATTTCCGCTCGGTAGAACCACTCTTCCGCGAAGCGATTTCCCGCAAATTAAGCAGAGGAAAAGTGGAATGCCGCTTCAGTTTTGGCAAAAAAACCAGTAGCGGTAATGCCAAAGCCTTGAATGCAGAGGTTTTATCGCAAATAGCTCAGTTCCAGGCCAGCATCCTTCAACAATTTCCCAATGCGGCACCGCTGACCAGCAATGAGTTACTGCGCTGGCCCGGCGTGATTGAAGAAGCAGAAATTAATGCGGAGGCTTTGCAATCCGTGATTACTAGCGGGATCAGCTCCACGCTGGATGCCTTTATTACTAGCCGTGAGCGTGAAGGTACGGCACTAGCACTGGTGCTTACCGACAGGATTGAGGCGATGGAGGCAATTGTGCTGCGAATCACCCCGCTGGTACCGCAAGTTGTTCAGCAATTCCAACAAAAAGCCACAAGTCGCATGGAAGAAGCGCTAGGTTTGGGCCAGCACGTGGGTAACGCCAGCAACCAAAGCATCACCCGGGAAGAAGCACTGGATCGTGTTCGCCAAGAAGTAACGCTTTATGGCATCCGCATTGATGTCGCAGAAGAACTGGCTCGCTTATCTGCTCACCTGACAGAAACCAGACATATTTTAAAAAAAGGCGGACAAGTCGGCAAACGTCTGGACTTTATGATGCAAGAGTTAAACCGAGAGGCAAATACGCTGGGATCAAAAGCCGCCCTCAAAGAACTGGCCGATGCCTCAATGGAATTAAAATTACTGATAGAGCAAATGCGTGAGCAAGTTCAGAACCTTGAGTGA
- the rpoZ gene encoding DNA-directed RNA polymerase subunit omega — protein sequence MARITIEDSLKNIPNRFQLTLCATYRARQLLQGHTPKVDSKDKPTVIALREIAEGKIGIEMLKKVPG from the coding sequence ATGGCACGTATTACAATTGAAGACTCACTGAAAAATATCCCTAACCGTTTTCAACTGACGCTCTGTGCGACTTATCGCGCGCGCCAACTGTTGCAAGGTCATACTCCAAAAGTAGACTCAAAAGACAAACCAACCGTAATCGCTTTGCGTGAAATCGCTGAAGGCAAAATCGGTATCGAAATGTTGAAAAAAGTACCTGGTTAA
- the greB gene encoding transcription elongation factor GreB, translating into MNKAFVKETEQDDDQEFGMPEIPAGVKNYMTPDGHQKMKAEFLHLMDVERPEVVNIVHWAASNGDRSENGDYIYGKRRLREIDRRIRFLTKRLDLAEVVDPRVHHGLDQVFFGATVTYENQHGEELTITIVGVDEFDPLAGRISWVSPVARALTKFKTGDTVTLRTPAGVDELTITDVQYPE; encoded by the coding sequence ATGAATAAAGCATTTGTAAAAGAAACTGAGCAGGACGACGATCAGGAATTTGGCATGCCTGAAATACCTGCTGGCGTAAAAAATTATATGACGCCAGACGGACATCAAAAAATGAAGGCAGAGTTTTTGCATCTCATGGATGTAGAACGACCTGAGGTAGTGAATATTGTCCATTGGGCTGCATCGAATGGCGACCGGTCTGAAAACGGGGACTATATTTATGGTAAGCGTCGGTTACGTGAAATTGATAGACGCATACGGTTTTTAACCAAGCGTTTGGATTTGGCAGAGGTCGTTGATCCCAGAGTGCATCATGGCTTGGATCAAGTATTTTTTGGTGCCACCGTCACCTACGAAAATCAACATGGCGAGGAGCTTACAATTACTATCGTTGGCGTTGATGAGTTTGATCCGCTGGCGGGGAGAATTAGTTGGGTATCGCCAGTTGCACGGGCATTAACCAAGTTCAAAACAGGTGATACCGTTACATTGCGGACACCTGCTGGTGTGGACGAGTTAACGATTACCGACGTGCAGTATCCGGAGTAA